The DNA region TTTTTAAGTGATGATAATTTAGAAGGAATATCAAGTGCTAATATTAAAAACTTATCTCCTACAGATAAAGAAACTATTGAAGAGTCAACTTGGTCAAAACTATGGAGAAGAGAGTTTTTAATAAATAATAATATTTACTATTCTTCTATACTTTGCTATCAAGATACAGAGCAGTTTTTTAAATCTCTTATTCATAACCCAAAAATATCTTTTAATCATAAGCCGATATATTATTACAGACAACATATTCATACTATTTCTACTAAAAAAAATACTGATATAAATTATTTTAAAACATTATTTGTATTATTAAAAAATTGTATGGATTATTATAATGAGGATTATGTTCCTTATCTTATGAAAAATTTTTTTGAGTTATCAAATAGGGCTATAGAAAAATTTGCAGATAAAAATCTAGCTTTAAATACATTTATAGAAGAGTTAAAAATATTAGATTTAGATGAGAGTTATTTTATTAATGAAAGAGAATATTTAAAAGATTTAATATCTGATTATTCTATATTAGTTTCTAAAGATTATGCTTATCAAGTGTAAATTTATTATTTAAATTTTATTTGACAAATAAATGTTTTGTGTTATAGTTTTAACTAACTGACTAACTTAGTCAGTAAAAGAGTTCTAATGATGAATAAAACTATAAATATACCAGAAGAAAAAAAAGAAGCTGTCATAAACGCATCAATAGAAGAGTTTGCTAAACATGAGTATAAACATGCCATTTTAGAAAATATTGCTAGTAATGCAAATATATCTAAATCTTTACTTTTATATCATTTTAAAACTAAGAAAAAATTGTATGAATATGTTTATAATTATGTATATGAGTATATAGAAAAAATAATTGCAGATTCTAACTTTTACAAAATAAAAGATTTTTTTGATCTTATGGAATATTCCTTTTATAAAAAGTTAGAAATGATGGAGAAGCATAAATCTATATTTGATTTTTTAATACATGGATATTTTGATGAGAGTGAAGATGTAAAAGAAATTGTTAATAATTATAAGAATAAAAAGCAAATTGATATAAATAGTTATTTTAAAAATATTGATAAAACTAAGTTTAGAGATGATGTTGATATAAAAGATATTATAGAAATGATAACATACACATCTGAAGGTTATTTACAAAGCAGAAAGAAAATGACTAACAAAATAGATAAAGAGGATATGATAAAACAGTATTCTAAGTGGATGAAAATGTTTAAGCAGATTGCATACAAGAAAAAATATTTATAAGGCATAAGGAGGAATTATTTATGTCTGTAATAAAAGTAGATAATATTAGCAAAGATTATGGAAGCAAAAGAGGAGTATTTAATTTATCTTTTGAAGTGAATAGAGGAGAAATATTTGGAATGCTTGGTCCTAATGGAGCAGGTAAGACAACAACTATAAGGCAATTAATGGGTTTTATAAAGTCTGATAAAGGAAGTGCCAAAATATTAGATATGGACTGTTTTGTAAATAGAGAGAATATACAATTGAAGTTAGGATATTTGCCTGGAGAGATTGCTTTTATGGACGAGATGAAGGGTAGTGATTTTATAAGATTTATTGCTGAGATGAAATCAATAAAGAGTAAAAAAAGAATTAATGAGCTTACAGATTTATTTGAACTTGATGCTAATAGAAAAATAAAAAGTATGTCAAAAGGTACAAAACAAAAAATAGCTATAGTATGTGCTTTTATGAATGAGCCTGAAGTTGTTATACTAGATGAGCCTACGAGCGGACTTGACCCTTTGATGCAAAAAAAGTTTATTGAATTGATTTTAGAAGAGAAAAAAAAGGTACTACTATTTTTATGTCATCGCATATATTTGAAGAAGTTGAAAAAACATGCGACAGAACTGCTATATTAAAAGACGGCAAACTTATAGCTATAGAGAATATGGAAGAATTAAAATCTAAAAAGAATAAAAATTTTGAAGTGGTTTTTAAAACAAATGAAGAAGCGTTAAATTTTAAAAATAAAATTAGTTTTAAATCAGAGCTAAATAATAATATTGTAAAGCTTTCTATTATCAATAATGAAATTAATAATTTTATAAAAGAACTTAGCAATTATGATATATTAGATATTAATTCTTCAACTCAGACATTGGAGGAGTTATTTTTGCATTTTTACAGTAATTGATTTTTATTATAATAGGAGTTTGTATGTTTAATTTAGTTTTATTAAAAAAAGAATTCAAATCAAATTTTCAAATATTATTAATATTTGCTTTGGTATTAACTATGTATGGAGCAATTATAGTTTCTATGTTTGACCCTAAACTTGTTGATAGTTTAAACTCTATGGTTGAGAGTATGCCTCAGATGTTTGCTTTATTTGGAATGAATAATTTTTCTAGTAATTTAACTGACTTTTTAATTGATTATTTATATTCTTTTTTGCTTATTATTTTTCCATTAGTTTTTATTGTTTTGCTTGTTAATAGACTTGTTATAAGATACATTGATAAAGGAAGCATTGCATATTTATTTGCAACACCTAATTCAAGAATAAAGATAATATCTACACAAATATTAAGTGCTGTTTTAGAAATATTTATATTAAACCTATATATCACTATACTCCTTATAATTACAAGTGAGATGATGTTTAAAGGAGAACTTGATATAACAAAACTTATTATTATAAATATTGCTCTTTATGGTTTATGGCTTTCTTTTTTGGGAATATGTTTTTTAAGCTCCGTTAGTTTTTCTTCCACATCAATTTCTCTTTGGGCGGGTGCTGGACTTTGTATATTATTCATGCTTTTTCAAATGATATCAAGGGTAGGAGAGAAGGCAGAGTTTTTTAAATATTTAAGTATTATAACATTATTTGCACCATCTAAATATAGTAGTGATTTTAATACATTTTTAATATGTGCTATATGTTTATTTATTATTGGAATAGTTACTAATATACTAGCTATAATTATTTTTAATAAGAGAGATATAAGAGCATAATTTTTTATGATATACTTAAACATCTATATTTTGTCAACATAAATTTATATTTTTGTTTTTATATTTGGGGCTTTGCCCCATACCCCAGTTCTTTTACGACCGAAGGAAGTGCCTGTGGTATTGGTATAAAAGAACCAAAAGAACTGCATTTTTATAGGTTATACCCTATATTTAATAGCATGTTTTTAATATAAAGTTCTAGCAATTGCATTTTCGCGAAGCGTGCCTGTGGCATCTATTTTGACTAAGTCCGCAGAGCGTGTGCACAAAAAAGTAGATAACATTTACATAAAGTCCATTAGTTGACAAAGTTAAAAAAATCCAGTATATATAAACCTGCTTCATAATGTAAAAAATATCATTATGAAGCAAATCTATTATCTTTATCCTATACACTCAGAAAGTATTGAAACGGCTTTTTCTAATTCTTTATCAGTTATTGTGAGAGGAGGAAGAAGTCTTATTTTATTTTTAGCAGTCAAAGGAATTACTCCTTTTGATATACATTTTTCTACTATTTCTCTAGCATTTAATCCTTCTTTTAATCCTATTCCAAGCATTAAACCTATTCCGTCCACACTTACAACATTATTAAGTTTTGTTAATTTACTTTTTATATATTTAGATTTTTTTTCAACTTCTTTTAAAAGGCTTTTGTCTATAATGTTTAATACTTCCAAAGCTCCAGCAGCGACAACAGGATTAGCTCCAAATGTAGAAGCATGGTCTCCAGGAACAAATACATCAGAGCATTTTTTATTCATAAGTATAGCCCCTATAGGAAGCCCGCCTCCTAAACCTTTTGCTAATGTAGTGATGTCTGGTTTAATTCCAAAATGTTCAGAGCATAAAAACTTTCCTGTTCTTCCAACACCAGTTTGAACTTCATCTACTATAAAGAGTATGTCATTTTCTTCGCAGTATTTTTTTATCTTTTGTACATATTCTTTATCAAGAGGTATTACTCCTCCTTCACCCTGTATAAGTTCCATCATTATAGCACATGCATTGTCTTTTAATTTTTCTATAGTGTCTTCATAATTATTAGCTTCTGCAAATGAAAAGCCTTCCAAAAATGGAAAAAAGTAATTGTGAAAAACTTCCTGACCTGTAGCTGAAATTGTACAGATAGTTCTTCCATGAAAAGAGTTTTTTAATGTTACAATTTTGTTTCTTTTATAATTTTTATCATTATTGGCATATTTATTAAAAGAATACTTTCTTGCACATTTAATAGCAGCTTCATTTGATTCGGCACCAGAGTTGCAGAAAAATACTTTATCATATTTTGTTATAGAGCATAATTTTTTTGCCAAATCAATATAAGGTTTTGTGTAGAAAAGATTTGAAGTATGCTGAAGTGTTTTTGCTTGATTTACTACAGCATTAATCCAATTTTTATTTCCATAACCAATGCTATTAACTCCAATACCGCTTCCTAAATCAATATACTCTTTTCCTTCTATATCTTTTAATTTAGTATCTTTAGCAGACTCTAAAACTAAATCGAATCTTGCATAAGTGTTAGCAACATATTTTTTGCTGTTATTAATATATTCTTTTTTTAACTTTGATTTTTCATTATTTTGATTATTATTATTTTTTTTGCATGCCATGTTTTTACCCTCATTATTTAATTTATATTTATTAATCTTTATAAAACATTGTTCCTATACCTTCATCAGTAAACATCTCTATCAATAATGAATGGCATAGTCTTCCGTCTATTATAAATACTTTTGATACTCCATTTTGTACTGCATTAATACAGTGCTGAACTTTAGGTATCATTCCTCCAGATATAGTACCGTCTTTTATAAGATTATCTATCTCTTTAATATTTATTTTGCTTATTAAAGTGCTTTCATCATCTTTATCTTTTAAAAGCCCTGGTGTGTCTGTCATATATATTAATGTTTCAGCCTTTAAACTTTCTGCTATTTTGGCAGCAGCAGTATCAGCATTAATATTATAAACATTTCCTTCTTTATCACAGCCTATAGTAGCAACTATTGGAATATATTCGTTTGTTATTATAGTATTAAGCAAATGAGTATCAACATCATCTACATCTCCAACAAATCCTAAATCAATATCCCCTTTATATTTGCTCACTTTAAACATGTTGCCGTCAATACCGCATATACCTAAACATTTACCTCCAGAGTTTTCAAGAGAAGCCACCAACTCTTTATTAACTTTTCCAGCAAGAACCATTTTTACTATTTCAGCAGTTTCGCTGTCAGTGTATCTTAAGCCATTTATAAACTTTGATTCTTTTCCTATTTTGTTAAGCATAGCAGTAATATCTTTTCCTCCGCCATGAACCACTATAACATTTATTCCCACAGTAGAAAGCAAAGCAACATCGCTCATCACTTTCTTTTTTAACTCAGGATTTTCCATAGCACTTCCGCCATATTTTATTACAACGGTTTTCCCTGTGTATTTTTGTATATATGGAAGTGCCTGATTAAGTATTAGTGCCTTATCTCTATTTGAAATATTTTCCATTTTTATTTCCTTGTATCTATATTGCTTTATATAAGATTTTAGCTTCTGTATGAGCCGTTAATTTTTACATAATCATAAGTTAAATCACAGCCCCAAGCTACAGCTTTACTATTGCCAGAGTTCATATCTATTGTAATTTTTATCTCATCTTCTTTTAATATTTTTAAAGCTTCATCTTCATTAAACTCCACACCATATCCCTCTTTATAAACATTCATCTCTCCATATTTTGAACCAACATTTATAGAAACTTTATTTATATCAAAGTCAGCATCAGTATAACCTATAGCACATGAAATTCTTCCCCAGTTCATATCACACCCAAACATAGCAGCCTTAACTAAATTTGATGTTATTACAGATTTTGCTATTTTTCTTGCTAATTTTATATCACTAGCATTCATTACTTCGCATTCAATTAACTTTGTAGCTCCTTCTCCGTCTTTAGCTATTGCTTTGGATAAATAAGTATTAGTCATATTTAATGCCTTGCAAAATATTTTATAATTATCATCTTCTTTATCTATCAAAGTATTTTTAGCTTCACCATTAGCAAGAACAACACACATATCGTTTGTAGAAGTATCTCCATCAACACTAACCATATTATATGTAGATTTTGTATCTTCACTTAAAGCCTTCTGAAGCATTTCGCTTGATATATTGCAGTCTGTTGTGATAAATGCAAGCATTGTAGCCATATTAGGGTGAATCATTCCGCTTCCTTTTGCAGTACCTCCAATATGCACTTTTTTACCATCAATTTCAAACTCATATGCTATTTCTTTCATAAATGTGTCAGTTGTCATTATTGCACTTGCTGCATTTTTAGCATGCTCATGAGAGTGGTTGGCATTGTCTATAAGCTCTTTTATATTTTTTTCTATAGGCTCAATTGGAAGAGGTACTCCTATAACTCCAGTAGAAGCAACAGCTACTTCTTTTTCATCAATACCAAGTACATCAGCAGTAAGTTTGCACATCTCTTTTGCTACTTCCACTCCGTTTTTATTACAAGTATTAGCATTGCCAGAATTGCATATAATAGCTTTTGCTTTTCCATCTTTTAAATGTTCTTTACTTACTGTGATGTTTGCTCCGCATGCTTTGTTTTGAGTATATACTGCAGCAGCAGAACATTGACTTTTACTATAAATTATTGCTAAATCTTTTTTTTCTTTATTTTTCTTTATTCCAGCATGTATTCCATTTGCGAAGAAACCTTCAGAAGCACATACACCGCCTTCAATTTGTTTAATATCTATCATTTTATTCTCCTATTGTTGTTTAATAAAAATTGTGTAAAAATATATATTTATAATTATTAAAAAGCTGGAGGTATTATATTTAACCCTTCATCTTCTTTAAAGCCTAAAGCTATATTCATGTTTTGTATTGCCTGTCCTGCTGCTCCTTTTACCATATTGTCTATTGTTGATACTATTATTAATTTGTTTGTTCTCTCGTCCATATGCAAAGATATATCACAATAATTTGAGTATTTAACATATTTTAAATTTGCTATCTCTCCAATATTTAATACTCTTACAAATGCTGA from Brachyspira pilosicoli P43/6/78 includes:
- a CDS encoding glycosyltransferase family 2 protein, translating into MVSVIIPVYNTDKYLSYCLDSLIKQTIKKIEIICVNDCSSDKSREIIKEYSLKDKRIILIDNKIKHGAGISRNIGLNIARGEYVFFMDSDDYISSNFLEELYNTAKKYDSDYVSSLNIYDVIDSKEYVSHLNKVSFLSDDNLEGISSANIKNLSPTDKETIEESTWSKLWRREFLINNNIYYSSILCYQDTEQFFKSLIHNPKISFNHKPIYYYRQHIHTISTKKNTDINYFKTLFVLLKNCMDYYNEDYVPYLMKNFFELSNRAIEKFADKNLALNTFIEELKILDLDESYFINEREYLKDLISDYSILVSKDYAYQV
- a CDS encoding TetR/AcrR family transcriptional regulator, whose product is MMNKTINIPEEKKEAVINASIEEFAKHEYKHAILENIASNANISKSLLLYHFKTKKKLYEYVYNYVYEYIEKIIADSNFYKIKDFFDLMEYSFYKKLEMMEKHKSIFDFLIHGYFDESEDVKEIVNNYKNKKQIDINSYFKNIDKTKFRDDVDIKDIIEMITYTSEGYLQSRKKMTNKIDKEDMIKQYSKWMKMFKQIAYKKKYL
- a CDS encoding ABC transporter ATP-binding protein; its protein translation is MSVIKVDNISKDYGSKRGVFNLSFEVNRGEIFGMLGPNGAGKTTTIRQLMGFIKSDKGSAKILDMDCFVNRENIQLKLGYLPGEIAFMDEMKGSDFIRFIAEMKSIKSKKRINELTDLFELDANRKIKSMSKGTKQKIAIVCAFMNEPEVVILDEPTSGLDPLMQKKFIELILEEKKKVLLFLCHRIYLKKLKKHATELLY
- a CDS encoding ABC transporter-like protein, with product MSSHIFEEVEKTCDRTAILKDGKLIAIENMEELKSKKNKNFEVVFKTNEEALNFKNKISFKSELNNNIVKLSIINNEINNFIKELSNYDILDINSSTQTLEELFLHFYSN
- a CDS encoding ABC transporter permease — translated: MFNLVLLKKEFKSNFQILLIFALVLTMYGAIIVSMFDPKLVDSLNSMVESMPQMFALFGMNNFSSNLTDFLIDYLYSFLLIIFPLVFIVLLVNRLVIRYIDKGSIAYLFATPNSRIKIISTQILSAVLEIFILNLYITILLIITSEMMFKGELDITKLIIINIALYGLWLSFLGICFLSSVSFSSTSISLWAGAGLCILFMLFQMISRVGEKAEFFKYLSIITLFAPSKYSSDFNTFLICAICLFIIGIVTNILAIIIFNKRDIRA
- a CDS encoding aspartate aminotransferase family protein, with protein sequence MACKKNNNNQNNEKSKLKKEYINNSKKYVANTYARFDLVLESAKDTKLKDIEGKEYIDLGSGIGVNSIGYGNKNWINAVVNQAKTLQHTSNLFYTKPYIDLAKKLCSITKYDKVFFCNSGAESNEAAIKCARKYSFNKYANNDKNYKRNKIVTLKNSFHGRTICTISATGQEVFHNYFFPFLEGFSFAEANNYEDTIEKLKDNACAIMMELIQGEGGVIPLDKEYVQKIKKYCEENDILFIVDEVQTGVGRTGKFLCSEHFGIKPDITTLAKGLGGGLPIGAILMNKKCSDVFVPGDHASTFGANPVVAAGALEVLNIIDKSLLKEVEKKSKYIKSKLTKLNNVVSVDGIGLMLGIGLKEGLNAREIVEKCISKGVIPLTAKNKIRLLPPLTITDKELEKAVSILSECIG
- the argB gene encoding acetylglutamate kinase — encoded protein: MENISNRDKALILNQALPYIQKYTGKTVVIKYGGSAMENPELKKKVMSDVALLSTVGINVIVVHGGGKDITAMLNKIGKESKFINGLRYTDSETAEIVKMVLAGKVNKELVASLENSGGKCLGICGIDGNMFKVSKYKGDIDLGFVGDVDDVDTHLLNTIITNEYIPIVATIGCDKEGNVYNINADTAAAKIAESLKAETLIYMTDTPGLLKDKDDESTLISKINIKEIDNLIKDGTISGGMIPKVQHCINAVQNGVSKVFIIDGRLCHSLLIEMFTDEGIGTMFYKD
- the argJ gene encoding bifunctional glutamate N-acetyltransferase/amino-acid acetyltransferase ArgJ translates to MIDIKQIEGGVCASEGFFANGIHAGIKKNKEKKDLAIIYSKSQCSAAAVYTQNKACGANITVSKEHLKDGKAKAIICNSGNANTCNKNGVEVAKEMCKLTADVLGIDEKEVAVASTGVIGVPLPIEPIEKNIKELIDNANHSHEHAKNAASAIMTTDTFMKEIAYEFEIDGKKVHIGGTAKGSGMIHPNMATMLAFITTDCNISSEMLQKALSEDTKSTYNMVSVDGDTSTNDMCVVLANGEAKNTLIDKEDDNYKIFCKALNMTNTYLSKAIAKDGEGATKLIECEVMNASDIKLARKIAKSVITSNLVKAAMFGCDMNWGRISCAIGYTDADFDINKVSINVGSKYGEMNVYKEGYGVEFNEDEALKILKEDEIKITIDMNSGNSKAVAWGCDLTYDYVKINGSYRS